The Sebastes fasciatus isolate fSebFas1 chromosome 4, fSebFas1.pri, whole genome shotgun sequence genome window below encodes:
- the ampd3b gene encoding AMP deaminase 3b isoform X2: MAKITAEDMPRLFPRLSMSEVDEKVRLQAEKVYASALKEEDTKDALALFNVPEDCPIGLHEDRERALQKELASQQSQESAKKKKSFRLKRSQSAALQIQVPGDWARSVVSPLLSPTEEEPFPPEDFLDFQRVTISGDYCAGITVEDYEQAAQSLLKALVIREKYSRLAYHHFPRTTARFLSNAKNEKWREEDEVMPDIWPCPHEGEDPYSMEAIPENLNYELQMKDGIVHVYDNAEALEQQRPHNLPYPDLETFAIDLSHVLAMIVDGPTKTYCHRRLNFLSSKFYLHEMMNEMAELKELKCVPHRDFYNVRKVDTHIHAAACMNQKHLLKFIKTSYQTEADRVILEKGGQKIKLKEVFSNLKMDPYDLTVDSLDVHAGRQTFHRFDKFNSKYNPVGASELREIYLKTDNYIKGEYFARLIKEVAKELEESKYQHAEPRLSIYGRSASEWESLATWFIQHKVHSPNMRWMIQIPRIYDIFKSKKLIPHYAKMLENIFLPLFEATVNPQKHKATHVFLKYVTGFDSVDDESKHSDHMFSYKSPKPEAWTTDDNPPYTYYLFYMYANIMVLNNLRKERGLNTFQFRPHCGEAGSITHLVSAFLTADNISHGLNLKKSPVLQYLYYLAQVPIAMSPLSNNSLFLQYSKNPLREFLQKGLCVSLSTDDPLQFHYTKEALMEEYAIAAQLWKLSTCDLCEIARNSVLQSGLSHQEKKHFIGSNYLQDGPEGNDIRRTNVAQIRMAYRHETLCNELSFIVDAVKTDVGTNPPE, translated from the exons ATGGCCAAAATCACAGCAGAAG ACATGCCACGGCTTTTCCCAAGATTGTCGATGAGTGAGGTGGATGAGAAGGTGCGTCTGCAAGCAGAGAAGGTGTACGCCTCGGCCCTGAAAGAGGAAGACACCAAGGATGCTCTGGCGCTGTTCAACGTGCCGGAGGACTGTCCCATCGGTCTGCACGAGGACAGGGAGAGGGCGCTGCAGAAGGAGCTGGCATCGCAGCAGTCTCAGGAGTCTGCTAAGAA GAAGAAGAGTTTCAGGCTGAAGCGTTCGCAGTCGGCAGCTCTGCAGATACAAGTCCCTGGTGACTGGGCCCGGTCTGTGGTTTCCCCACTGCTCAGCCCAACCGAAGAAGAACCTTTTCCCCCGGAGGACTTTCTAGATTTCCAGAGAGTAACCATCAGTGGAGATTACTGCGCAGGG ATCACAGTTGAAGATTACGAGCAGGCAGCTCAAAGTCTCCTTAAGGCGCTGGTCATCAGAGAGAAATACTCCCGGCTGGCCTACCATCACTTCCCTAGGACCACCGCCCGATTCCTCAGCAACGCCAAAAATGAGAAGTGGCGGGAGGAGGATGAGGTCATGCCAG ACATCTGGCCTTGCCCTCATGAAGGGGAGGACCCGTACTCCATGGAGGCGATTCCTGAGAACCTGAACTACGAGCTGCAGATGAAGGACGGTATAGTTCATGTTTATGACAATGCCGAGGCCCTGGAACAACAGCGGCCTCACAACCTCCCTTACCCCGACCTCGAGACCTTTGCCATAGACCTGAGTCACGTCCTCGCAATGATAGTCGACGGCCCAAC GAAAACCTACTGTCACAGACGGTTGAACTTCTTGTCCTCTAAGTTCTACCTCCATGAAATGATGAATGAAATGGCCGAGCTAAAAGAGCTGAAATGTGTTCCACACAGAGACTTCTACAATGTCAGAAAG GTGGACACACATATACACGCTGCTGCTTGCATGAACCAGAAGCATCTGTTGAAGTTCATAAAGACCTCTTACCAGACCGAGGCGGATCGCGTCATCTTGGAGAAGGGCGGTCAGAAGATCAAGCTCAAGGAAGTCTTCAGCAACCTCAAGATGGACCCCTACGACCTCACCGTGGACTCTCTGGACGTGCACGCT GGAAGACAAACATTTCATCGGTTTGACAAGTTCAACTCCAAATACAACCCAGTGGGAGCCAGCGAACTGCGAGAGATTTACTTGAAAACAGACAACTACATCAAAGGAGAATACTTCGCTCGTCTCATCAAG GAAGTGGCCAAAGAGCTGGAGGAGAGTAAGTACCAGCACGCTGAGCCCCGTCTGTCGATTTACGGCCGCTCTGCCAGCGAGTGGGAGAGCCTCGCAACCTGGTTCATCCAGCATAAAGTCCACTCGCCCAACATGAGATGGATGATCCAAATTCCCAGGATCTA TGACATTTTCAAGTCAAAGAAATTAATACCGCACTACGCCAAGATGCTGGAGAACAtcttcctccccctctttgAGGCTACAGTCAATCCGCAGAAACACAAAGCGACACACGTATTCCTGAAATAC GTGACAGGATTTGACAGCGTGGATGACGAGTCCAAACACAGCGACCACATGTTCTCTTACAAAAGCCCGAAGCCTGAGGCGTGGACCACAGATGACAACCCTCCCTACACCTACTACCTGTTCTACATGTACGCCAACATCATGGTGCTCAACAACCTGCGCAA GGAGCGAGGACTAAACACCTTCCAGTTTCGTCCCCACTGTGGCGAGGCCGGCTCCATCACCCACCTGGTCTCTGCCTTCCTCACGGCTGACAACATCTCCCACGGACTCAACCTCAAGAAG AGTCCAGTGCTGCAGTACCTGTACTACCTGGCCCAGGTCCCGATCGCCATGTCCCCGCTGAGCAACAACAGCCTGTTCCTGCAGTACTCCAAGAACCCTCTACGAGAGTTCCTCCAGAAGGGCCTGTGTGTGTCGCTGTCCACTGACGATCCTCTGCAGTTCCACTACACCAAG gAGGCGTTGATGGAGGAGTATGCCATTGCAGCCCAGCTGTGGAAGCTGAGCACCTGTGATTTGTGTGAGATAGCCAGAAACAGTGTGCTGCAGAGCGGACTCTCACATCAG GAGAAGAAACACTTCATTGGTTCCAACTACCTACAGGACGGACCCGAGGGCAACGACATTCGGCGAACAAACGTGGCACAAATCCGCATGGCCTACCGCCATGAGACGCTGTGCAACGAGCTCAGTTTCATAGTGGACGCAGTGAAGACGGATGTTGGCACTAACCCACCTGAGTGA
- the ampd3b gene encoding AMP deaminase 3b isoform X3 has product MPRLFPRLSMSEVDEKVRLQAEKVYASALKEEDTKDALALFNVPEDCPIGLHEDRERALQKELASQQSQESAKKKKSFRLKRSQSAALQIQVPGDWARSVVSPLLSPTEEEPFPPEDFLDFQRVTISGDYCAGITVEDYEQAAQSLLKALVIREKYSRLAYHHFPRTTARFLSNAKNEKWREEDEVMPDIWPCPHEGEDPYSMEAIPENLNYELQMKDGIVHVYDNAEALEQQRPHNLPYPDLETFAIDLSHVLAMIVDGPTKTYCHRRLNFLSSKFYLHEMMNEMAELKELKCVPHRDFYNVRKVDTHIHAAACMNQKHLLKFIKTSYQTEADRVILEKGGQKIKLKEVFSNLKMDPYDLTVDSLDVHAGRQTFHRFDKFNSKYNPVGASELREIYLKTDNYIKGEYFARLIKEVAKELEESKYQHAEPRLSIYGRSASEWESLATWFIQHKVHSPNMRWMIQIPRIYDIFKSKKLIPHYAKMLENIFLPLFEATVNPQKHKATHVFLKYVTGFDSVDDESKHSDHMFSYKSPKPEAWTTDDNPPYTYYLFYMYANIMVLNNLRKERGLNTFQFRPHCGEAGSITHLVSAFLTADNISHGLNLKKSPVLQYLYYLAQVPIAMSPLSNNSLFLQYSKNPLREFLQKGLCVSLSTDDPLQFHYTKEALMEEYAIAAQLWKLSTCDLCEIARNSVLQSGLSHQEKKHFIGSNYLQDGPEGNDIRRTNVAQIRMAYRHETLCNELSFIVDAVKTDVGTNPPE; this is encoded by the exons ATGCCACGGCTTTTCCCAAGATTGTCGATGAGTGAGGTGGATGAGAAGGTGCGTCTGCAAGCAGAGAAGGTGTACGCCTCGGCCCTGAAAGAGGAAGACACCAAGGATGCTCTGGCGCTGTTCAACGTGCCGGAGGACTGTCCCATCGGTCTGCACGAGGACAGGGAGAGGGCGCTGCAGAAGGAGCTGGCATCGCAGCAGTCTCAGGAGTCTGCTAAGAA GAAGAAGAGTTTCAGGCTGAAGCGTTCGCAGTCGGCAGCTCTGCAGATACAAGTCCCTGGTGACTGGGCCCGGTCTGTGGTTTCCCCACTGCTCAGCCCAACCGAAGAAGAACCTTTTCCCCCGGAGGACTTTCTAGATTTCCAGAGAGTAACCATCAGTGGAGATTACTGCGCAGGG ATCACAGTTGAAGATTACGAGCAGGCAGCTCAAAGTCTCCTTAAGGCGCTGGTCATCAGAGAGAAATACTCCCGGCTGGCCTACCATCACTTCCCTAGGACCACCGCCCGATTCCTCAGCAACGCCAAAAATGAGAAGTGGCGGGAGGAGGATGAGGTCATGCCAG ACATCTGGCCTTGCCCTCATGAAGGGGAGGACCCGTACTCCATGGAGGCGATTCCTGAGAACCTGAACTACGAGCTGCAGATGAAGGACGGTATAGTTCATGTTTATGACAATGCCGAGGCCCTGGAACAACAGCGGCCTCACAACCTCCCTTACCCCGACCTCGAGACCTTTGCCATAGACCTGAGTCACGTCCTCGCAATGATAGTCGACGGCCCAAC GAAAACCTACTGTCACAGACGGTTGAACTTCTTGTCCTCTAAGTTCTACCTCCATGAAATGATGAATGAAATGGCCGAGCTAAAAGAGCTGAAATGTGTTCCACACAGAGACTTCTACAATGTCAGAAAG GTGGACACACATATACACGCTGCTGCTTGCATGAACCAGAAGCATCTGTTGAAGTTCATAAAGACCTCTTACCAGACCGAGGCGGATCGCGTCATCTTGGAGAAGGGCGGTCAGAAGATCAAGCTCAAGGAAGTCTTCAGCAACCTCAAGATGGACCCCTACGACCTCACCGTGGACTCTCTGGACGTGCACGCT GGAAGACAAACATTTCATCGGTTTGACAAGTTCAACTCCAAATACAACCCAGTGGGAGCCAGCGAACTGCGAGAGATTTACTTGAAAACAGACAACTACATCAAAGGAGAATACTTCGCTCGTCTCATCAAG GAAGTGGCCAAAGAGCTGGAGGAGAGTAAGTACCAGCACGCTGAGCCCCGTCTGTCGATTTACGGCCGCTCTGCCAGCGAGTGGGAGAGCCTCGCAACCTGGTTCATCCAGCATAAAGTCCACTCGCCCAACATGAGATGGATGATCCAAATTCCCAGGATCTA TGACATTTTCAAGTCAAAGAAATTAATACCGCACTACGCCAAGATGCTGGAGAACAtcttcctccccctctttgAGGCTACAGTCAATCCGCAGAAACACAAAGCGACACACGTATTCCTGAAATAC GTGACAGGATTTGACAGCGTGGATGACGAGTCCAAACACAGCGACCACATGTTCTCTTACAAAAGCCCGAAGCCTGAGGCGTGGACCACAGATGACAACCCTCCCTACACCTACTACCTGTTCTACATGTACGCCAACATCATGGTGCTCAACAACCTGCGCAA GGAGCGAGGACTAAACACCTTCCAGTTTCGTCCCCACTGTGGCGAGGCCGGCTCCATCACCCACCTGGTCTCTGCCTTCCTCACGGCTGACAACATCTCCCACGGACTCAACCTCAAGAAG AGTCCAGTGCTGCAGTACCTGTACTACCTGGCCCAGGTCCCGATCGCCATGTCCCCGCTGAGCAACAACAGCCTGTTCCTGCAGTACTCCAAGAACCCTCTACGAGAGTTCCTCCAGAAGGGCCTGTGTGTGTCGCTGTCCACTGACGATCCTCTGCAGTTCCACTACACCAAG gAGGCGTTGATGGAGGAGTATGCCATTGCAGCCCAGCTGTGGAAGCTGAGCACCTGTGATTTGTGTGAGATAGCCAGAAACAGTGTGCTGCAGAGCGGACTCTCACATCAG GAGAAGAAACACTTCATTGGTTCCAACTACCTACAGGACGGACCCGAGGGCAACGACATTCGGCGAACAAACGTGGCACAAATCCGCATGGCCTACCGCCATGAGACGCTGTGCAACGAGCTCAGTTTCATAGTGGACGCAGTGAAGACGGATGTTGGCACTAACCCACCTGAGTGA
- the ampd3b gene encoding AMP deaminase 3b isoform X1, whose product MKKRDTPLCKQQSTPCFGKDMPRLFPRLSMSEVDEKVRLQAEKVYASALKEEDTKDALALFNVPEDCPIGLHEDRERALQKELASQQSQESAKKKKSFRLKRSQSAALQIQVPGDWARSVVSPLLSPTEEEPFPPEDFLDFQRVTISGDYCAGITVEDYEQAAQSLLKALVIREKYSRLAYHHFPRTTARFLSNAKNEKWREEDEVMPDIWPCPHEGEDPYSMEAIPENLNYELQMKDGIVHVYDNAEALEQQRPHNLPYPDLETFAIDLSHVLAMIVDGPTKTYCHRRLNFLSSKFYLHEMMNEMAELKELKCVPHRDFYNVRKVDTHIHAAACMNQKHLLKFIKTSYQTEADRVILEKGGQKIKLKEVFSNLKMDPYDLTVDSLDVHAGRQTFHRFDKFNSKYNPVGASELREIYLKTDNYIKGEYFARLIKEVAKELEESKYQHAEPRLSIYGRSASEWESLATWFIQHKVHSPNMRWMIQIPRIYDIFKSKKLIPHYAKMLENIFLPLFEATVNPQKHKATHVFLKYVTGFDSVDDESKHSDHMFSYKSPKPEAWTTDDNPPYTYYLFYMYANIMVLNNLRKERGLNTFQFRPHCGEAGSITHLVSAFLTADNISHGLNLKKSPVLQYLYYLAQVPIAMSPLSNNSLFLQYSKNPLREFLQKGLCVSLSTDDPLQFHYTKEALMEEYAIAAQLWKLSTCDLCEIARNSVLQSGLSHQEKKHFIGSNYLQDGPEGNDIRRTNVAQIRMAYRHETLCNELSFIVDAVKTDVGTNPPE is encoded by the exons ATGAAGAAAAGGGATACGCCCCTTTGCAAGCAGCAGTCAACGCCCTGCTTTGGGAAAG ACATGCCACGGCTTTTCCCAAGATTGTCGATGAGTGAGGTGGATGAGAAGGTGCGTCTGCAAGCAGAGAAGGTGTACGCCTCGGCCCTGAAAGAGGAAGACACCAAGGATGCTCTGGCGCTGTTCAACGTGCCGGAGGACTGTCCCATCGGTCTGCACGAGGACAGGGAGAGGGCGCTGCAGAAGGAGCTGGCATCGCAGCAGTCTCAGGAGTCTGCTAAGAA GAAGAAGAGTTTCAGGCTGAAGCGTTCGCAGTCGGCAGCTCTGCAGATACAAGTCCCTGGTGACTGGGCCCGGTCTGTGGTTTCCCCACTGCTCAGCCCAACCGAAGAAGAACCTTTTCCCCCGGAGGACTTTCTAGATTTCCAGAGAGTAACCATCAGTGGAGATTACTGCGCAGGG ATCACAGTTGAAGATTACGAGCAGGCAGCTCAAAGTCTCCTTAAGGCGCTGGTCATCAGAGAGAAATACTCCCGGCTGGCCTACCATCACTTCCCTAGGACCACCGCCCGATTCCTCAGCAACGCCAAAAATGAGAAGTGGCGGGAGGAGGATGAGGTCATGCCAG ACATCTGGCCTTGCCCTCATGAAGGGGAGGACCCGTACTCCATGGAGGCGATTCCTGAGAACCTGAACTACGAGCTGCAGATGAAGGACGGTATAGTTCATGTTTATGACAATGCCGAGGCCCTGGAACAACAGCGGCCTCACAACCTCCCTTACCCCGACCTCGAGACCTTTGCCATAGACCTGAGTCACGTCCTCGCAATGATAGTCGACGGCCCAAC GAAAACCTACTGTCACAGACGGTTGAACTTCTTGTCCTCTAAGTTCTACCTCCATGAAATGATGAATGAAATGGCCGAGCTAAAAGAGCTGAAATGTGTTCCACACAGAGACTTCTACAATGTCAGAAAG GTGGACACACATATACACGCTGCTGCTTGCATGAACCAGAAGCATCTGTTGAAGTTCATAAAGACCTCTTACCAGACCGAGGCGGATCGCGTCATCTTGGAGAAGGGCGGTCAGAAGATCAAGCTCAAGGAAGTCTTCAGCAACCTCAAGATGGACCCCTACGACCTCACCGTGGACTCTCTGGACGTGCACGCT GGAAGACAAACATTTCATCGGTTTGACAAGTTCAACTCCAAATACAACCCAGTGGGAGCCAGCGAACTGCGAGAGATTTACTTGAAAACAGACAACTACATCAAAGGAGAATACTTCGCTCGTCTCATCAAG GAAGTGGCCAAAGAGCTGGAGGAGAGTAAGTACCAGCACGCTGAGCCCCGTCTGTCGATTTACGGCCGCTCTGCCAGCGAGTGGGAGAGCCTCGCAACCTGGTTCATCCAGCATAAAGTCCACTCGCCCAACATGAGATGGATGATCCAAATTCCCAGGATCTA TGACATTTTCAAGTCAAAGAAATTAATACCGCACTACGCCAAGATGCTGGAGAACAtcttcctccccctctttgAGGCTACAGTCAATCCGCAGAAACACAAAGCGACACACGTATTCCTGAAATAC GTGACAGGATTTGACAGCGTGGATGACGAGTCCAAACACAGCGACCACATGTTCTCTTACAAAAGCCCGAAGCCTGAGGCGTGGACCACAGATGACAACCCTCCCTACACCTACTACCTGTTCTACATGTACGCCAACATCATGGTGCTCAACAACCTGCGCAA GGAGCGAGGACTAAACACCTTCCAGTTTCGTCCCCACTGTGGCGAGGCCGGCTCCATCACCCACCTGGTCTCTGCCTTCCTCACGGCTGACAACATCTCCCACGGACTCAACCTCAAGAAG AGTCCAGTGCTGCAGTACCTGTACTACCTGGCCCAGGTCCCGATCGCCATGTCCCCGCTGAGCAACAACAGCCTGTTCCTGCAGTACTCCAAGAACCCTCTACGAGAGTTCCTCCAGAAGGGCCTGTGTGTGTCGCTGTCCACTGACGATCCTCTGCAGTTCCACTACACCAAG gAGGCGTTGATGGAGGAGTATGCCATTGCAGCCCAGCTGTGGAAGCTGAGCACCTGTGATTTGTGTGAGATAGCCAGAAACAGTGTGCTGCAGAGCGGACTCTCACATCAG GAGAAGAAACACTTCATTGGTTCCAACTACCTACAGGACGGACCCGAGGGCAACGACATTCGGCGAACAAACGTGGCACAAATCCGCATGGCCTACCGCCATGAGACGCTGTGCAACGAGCTCAGTTTCATAGTGGACGCAGTGAAGACGGATGTTGGCACTAACCCACCTGAGTGA